In one Streptomyces marincola genomic region, the following are encoded:
- a CDS encoding DUF1015 family protein produces the protein MHAGLDLAPFRALRYAPDRVTSLAAVTAPPYDVVVRPDGQHALETADRHNIVRLTLPRAEDPAQAHRAAAGILSRWRAEGILVTDSRPALWVYEQRAGGTLQRGLIGALRLSPPEEGVVLPHEDVMPDVVADRADLTRSTAVNLEPLLLSYRGAADTAAALERVVSLPPALATTTADGTRHRLWPVADRRRVAALAGGLTAHRALIADGHHRWASYLRLRAEHGGRPPWDRGLVLLVDTDRYPLRVQAIHRVLPTLPPATALDRLRGAFRSRPLGQALPDALETLAATPGPAFVLAGGDRPHLLDRPDAALLERTIRRDRPDAWRRLDATVLHAALLDAVWRHEVPPASVRHLHDARAAVTQAERAGGTAVLLRAVPESTVRALAEAGVTMPHKSTSFGPKPATGLLLRPLDPRDGIAAQI, from the coding sequence ATGCACGCCGGTCTCGATCTCGCGCCGTTCCGTGCCCTGCGCTACGCGCCGGACCGGGTCACCTCCCTCGCCGCCGTCACCGCGCCGCCCTACGACGTCGTGGTCCGCCCCGACGGGCAGCACGCGCTGGAGACGGCCGACCGCCACAACATCGTGCGCCTGACCCTCCCCCGCGCCGAGGACCCGGCGCAGGCGCACCGCGCCGCCGCCGGCATCCTGAGCCGCTGGCGCGCCGAGGGCATCCTGGTCACCGATTCGCGCCCGGCGCTGTGGGTGTACGAGCAGCGCGCGGGCGGAACGCTCCAGCGCGGGCTCATCGGCGCCCTGCGGCTGAGCCCGCCGGAGGAGGGCGTCGTCCTGCCGCACGAGGACGTCATGCCGGACGTCGTCGCGGACCGGGCGGACCTGACCCGGTCCACGGCCGTCAACCTCGAACCCCTGCTGCTCTCCTACCGCGGCGCCGCGGACACCGCCGCCGCGCTGGAACGGGTCGTGAGCCTCCCGCCGGCGCTGGCCACCACGACGGCCGACGGCACCCGGCACCGCCTGTGGCCGGTGGCGGACCGGCGGCGCGTCGCCGCGCTGGCCGGCGGGCTGACGGCCCATCGGGCGCTGATCGCCGACGGCCACCACCGCTGGGCGAGCTACCTGAGGCTGCGCGCGGAGCACGGCGGACGGCCGCCCTGGGACCGCGGGCTCGTCCTGCTCGTCGACACCGACCGCTACCCGCTGCGCGTGCAGGCCATCCACCGCGTGCTGCCGACGCTGCCGCCCGCCACCGCGCTCGACCGGCTGCGCGGCGCGTTCCGCTCCCGCCCGCTCGGACAGGCGCTGCCCGACGCCCTGGAGACGCTCGCGGCCACCCCGGGCCCGGCGTTCGTGCTGGCGGGCGGCGACCGGCCGCACCTGCTCGACCGGCCGGACGCCGCCCTCCTGGAACGCACGATCCGCCGCGACCGACCCGACGCCTGGCGCCGCCTGGACGCGACCGTCCTGCACGCCGCGCTCCTCGACGCGGTGTGGCGGCACGAGGTGCCGCCCGCGTCCGTGCGCCACCTGCACGACGCGCGGGCCGCCGTGACGCAGGCGGAACGCGCGGGCGGCACCGCCGTGCTGCTGCGCGCGGTGCCCGAGAGCACCGTGCGCGCCCTCGCGGAGGCGGGCGTCACCATGCCGCACAAGTCGACGTCGTTCGGCCCCAAGCCGGCCACGGGCCTGCTGCTCAGGCCGCTGGACCCGCGGGACGGCATTGCCGCGCAAATTTAG